A stretch of the Symbiobacterium terraclitae genome encodes the following:
- a CDS encoding Ig-like domain-containing protein codes for MRTRRTAIALVAALALILTAVMVIRPWGRQTASPPPPPPPEAGAAVEADVSLEPAVFDPAGLDPAGELILSSRRPLALATVRAALSVEPAVELRVEQTDAEGTRFTIAPAAALQPDRIYRFRLAQAAGVDRDYQWSFQTRAEFRLLGTLPAHQSTGVPVNTGIEFTFTHDDYADPSEFFSISPPVKGRWERHRKTAVFVPTEPLEPGTIYTVTLREGLGRTRGEGRLGAHTFAFETADPSAETSPRSFVLHDAAAEFAPDTTPYFSMWGPGAGDTYSVAVYRYPDAARYAAALQEAAALPGWSSLARQRHREPTDGLSPVTTLDLKPVELDGWRYLVLPEPVPPGYYLAEVRLGDAVRQVRFQVTDLSYYVAESTTGSLVWLNDLATGRPAAGAALYRTDGEQAATADADGVAWVEARNAGGEVPHQFWIARSGSKEAVVHTAPHDYWYRYGSGRDESQAELYWRYLYLDRTIYKPADTVHVWGILHPREPEARPVETVRVEITRNDYWRGDGRPATLVSATLPVERSSFIGSLPLPNLTPGHYQVSLLVGEEHFASRWFEVATYAKPAYQIEVTPDREALFSGETVNFRVRATFFEGTPVPGMKLNYRIGWDGLQGSVTTDANGEAVISYTPPHSGETWGWRDTLYLYVTGGEPEVGEVVEEQAVQLFQRDVMAQPETTRTGDRATVTVQLNQVVLGQAGAGTGRDEQGPPVAGRPVEFTLVEQNWNRIEVGETYDFIEKVVRKQYRYEPAHRQVGKATVESDADGRAVFQFPIDREKQYEVRYRVQDSRGLWLTGSAWVAGEWFSYPDYGGWPQLVAADPEKYRVSIGEPVEYVFQKGYIRLDDRPDGFLFFTARRGIRGYTVKDSPAHTVALEAADLPNLTLYGVAFYGRGYLSAERTIWVDPEERRLRVTVTPDQAEYRPGDEVRVQVAVQDAQGRPAAGAVVNLNLVDEALFALREQYVDILGDLYGDWVRSGVLRTYGSHEPPPGAGAAEKGGEGGGVRRDFKDAVLFTSVTTDAAGRAAASFRVPDNLTSWRLTYQAFRPETVEAGNGAIAIPVRLPFFADLVMGETFLVGERPIFQVRAYGTALTAGERVSYRIEVEGPSGYRQRLELAGRPFDPVSVPLEPLPAAGTYSVRVTAAAGGLSDALERTFAARETHLVVNRVDFRLLEPGVRLAGADEGLTHVTFLDWERGRYLDLLHRNRWLWSNRFEAKLARTVAAELLKEHFGWEDPWPEPELETFRYQTSDGSIAILPYSDGDLKLSALAADLAPERFDRVALSLYFRRVLEDSGESRERKAMALYGLAGLGEPVLLAAHELLAEPELTPWEQLYGMLAAAELGDLEAVRPVHRRFVAVHGEEIGRDLRLTAGANRDEQLEMTALAAVLAAKLGEADAARMISYLAEHQPEESLVHLELLLAAKSGLDALKGEPVGIAYRLNGAAHEKELRPGERLALALRPDELASLEITKVQGSVAAVVTYTTAGRPTVTAAGGRVVRSYSPAPEKWKPGDIVTVTISYTLPANAPEGGYELTDTLPSGLRYLERPWAYGQRVDWSTYNSWALQVDGQRVTFWAQKNGWPIRYRARVVSAGEYRAEEAVLQHQKSGLVYALSPAEAVSIKW; via the coding sequence ATGCGCACCAGACGCACCGCGATCGCGCTGGTGGCCGCGCTTGCGCTGATTCTGACCGCGGTCATGGTCATCCGCCCCTGGGGCAGGCAAACCGCTTCACCGCCTCCGCCCCCGCCGCCCGAGGCCGGGGCGGCCGTCGAGGCCGACGTGTCGCTGGAACCGGCCGTGTTCGATCCGGCGGGGCTCGACCCCGCGGGCGAGCTGATCCTCTCCAGCAGGCGCCCGCTCGCGCTGGCCACGGTGCGGGCCGCCCTCTCGGTGGAGCCGGCAGTGGAACTGCGGGTTGAGCAGACCGACGCGGAGGGGACGCGCTTTACCATTGCCCCCGCCGCCGCCCTGCAGCCCGACCGGATCTACCGCTTCCGCCTCGCGCAGGCGGCCGGGGTCGACCGGGACTACCAGTGGTCCTTCCAGACGCGCGCCGAGTTCCGGCTGCTGGGCACCCTGCCGGCGCACCAGTCGACGGGCGTGCCCGTGAACACCGGCATCGAGTTCACCTTCACCCACGACGACTACGCCGACCCGTCCGAGTTCTTCAGCATCAGCCCGCCGGTGAAGGGCCGGTGGGAGCGGCACAGGAAGACGGCGGTCTTCGTGCCCACCGAGCCGCTGGAGCCGGGCACCATCTACACCGTCACCCTCAGGGAGGGGCTGGGCCGCACCCGGGGCGAGGGGCGGCTGGGAGCCCACACCTTCGCCTTCGAGACGGCCGATCCCTCGGCCGAGACGTCGCCGCGGTCGTTCGTCCTCCACGACGCGGCCGCGGAGTTTGCCCCGGACACGACCCCGTACTTCAGCATGTGGGGCCCCGGCGCAGGTGACACCTACTCGGTCGCGGTCTACCGGTACCCAGACGCCGCGCGCTACGCAGCTGCGCTGCAGGAGGCCGCCGCGCTTCCCGGGTGGAGCAGCCTGGCGCGCCAGCGCCACCGGGAGCCCACCGACGGGCTGTCCCCCGTCACCACGCTCGACCTGAAGCCGGTGGAGCTGGACGGCTGGCGCTACCTCGTGCTGCCCGAGCCCGTGCCGCCGGGGTACTACCTCGCGGAGGTCCGGCTGGGTGACGCGGTCCGCCAGGTGCGCTTCCAGGTGACCGACCTCTCCTACTACGTGGCCGAGAGCACGACGGGCAGCCTGGTCTGGCTGAACGACCTGGCGACGGGCCGCCCGGCCGCGGGCGCGGCGCTCTACCGGACCGACGGGGAGCAGGCGGCCACCGCCGACGCCGACGGGGTGGCCTGGGTGGAGGCCCGAAACGCCGGCGGCGAGGTGCCGCATCAGTTCTGGATCGCCCGTTCCGGGTCGAAGGAGGCCGTGGTGCACACCGCGCCGCACGACTACTGGTACCGGTACGGAAGCGGCCGGGACGAGTCGCAGGCGGAGCTCTACTGGCGCTACCTCTACCTCGACCGCACCATCTACAAGCCCGCGGACACGGTCCACGTCTGGGGCATCCTCCACCCCCGCGAGCCGGAGGCCCGGCCGGTGGAGACGGTACGGGTGGAGATCACCCGGAACGACTACTGGCGGGGGGACGGCCGGCCGGCCACCCTGGTGAGCGCCACGCTCCCGGTGGAGCGCTCCAGCTTCATCGGCAGCTTGCCGCTGCCCAACCTGACCCCCGGACACTACCAGGTGAGCCTCCTGGTGGGCGAGGAGCACTTCGCCAGCCGGTGGTTTGAGGTGGCCACCTACGCCAAGCCGGCCTATCAGATCGAGGTGACCCCGGACCGGGAGGCCCTCTTCTCCGGTGAGACGGTCAATTTCCGGGTGCGGGCCACCTTCTTTGAGGGGACGCCGGTGCCCGGCATGAAGCTGAACTACCGCATCGGCTGGGATGGACTCCAGGGCAGTGTGACCACCGACGCCAACGGCGAGGCCGTCATCTCCTACACGCCGCCCCACTCAGGCGAGACCTGGGGGTGGCGGGACACGCTCTACCTCTACGTCACCGGCGGCGAACCCGAGGTGGGCGAGGTGGTCGAAGAGCAGGCGGTCCAGCTGTTCCAGCGCGACGTGATGGCGCAGCCCGAGACGACCCGGACCGGCGACCGGGCCACCGTGACGGTGCAGCTGAACCAGGTGGTGCTGGGTCAGGCAGGCGCAGGCACCGGGCGGGACGAGCAGGGTCCCCCGGTAGCGGGCAGGCCGGTGGAGTTCACGCTGGTCGAGCAGAACTGGAACCGCATTGAGGTCGGGGAGACCTACGACTTCATTGAGAAGGTCGTGCGCAAGCAGTACCGGTACGAGCCCGCCCACCGGCAGGTCGGGAAGGCTACCGTGGAGAGCGATGCCGACGGGCGCGCGGTGTTCCAGTTCCCAATCGACCGCGAGAAGCAGTACGAGGTGCGCTACCGGGTGCAGGACTCCCGCGGCCTGTGGCTCACCGGCAGCGCCTGGGTCGCCGGCGAGTGGTTCTCGTACCCCGATTACGGGGGCTGGCCGCAGTTGGTCGCCGCAGACCCCGAGAAGTACCGGGTGTCGATTGGGGAGCCGGTGGAGTACGTGTTTCAGAAGGGTTACATCAGGCTGGATGACCGGCCCGACGGCTTCCTCTTCTTCACCGCCCGGAGGGGAATCCGGGGGTACACCGTGAAGGACTCGCCCGCGCATACCGTGGCGCTGGAGGCCGCCGACCTCCCCAACCTCACCCTTTACGGCGTCGCCTTTTACGGCAGGGGTTACCTGTCCGCGGAGCGGACCATCTGGGTCGACCCGGAGGAGCGGCGCCTCCGGGTGACCGTGACGCCCGACCAGGCCGAGTACCGCCCCGGCGACGAGGTGCGGGTGCAGGTGGCGGTGCAGGATGCGCAGGGACGGCCCGCCGCCGGGGCGGTGGTCAACCTGAACCTGGTGGACGAGGCGCTCTTCGCGCTGCGGGAGCAGTATGTCGACATCCTGGGCGACCTGTACGGCGATTGGGTCCGCTCGGGCGTTCTGCGGACCTACGGCTCACACGAGCCGCCCCCCGGCGCGGGTGCGGCGGAGAAGGGCGGCGAGGGCGGCGGTGTGCGCCGTGACTTCAAGGACGCCGTCCTCTTCACCAGCGTGACCACCGACGCCGCGGGCCGGGCCGCCGCCTCCTTCCGCGTGCCCGACAACCTCACCAGCTGGCGGCTGACCTACCAGGCCTTCCGCCCCGAGACCGTCGAGGCGGGGAACGGCGCGATCGCCATCCCCGTCAGGCTGCCCTTCTTCGCCGACCTGGTGATGGGCGAGACCTTCCTGGTGGGCGAGCGGCCCATCTTCCAGGTGCGCGCCTACGGCACCGCGCTGACAGCCGGTGAACGGGTGAGCTACCGGATCGAGGTGGAGGGGCCCTCGGGCTACCGGCAGCGCCTGGAACTGGCCGGCCGTCCCTTCGATCCCGTCTCCGTGCCGTTGGAGCCGCTGCCGGCCGCCGGCACCTACTCCGTGCGGGTCACCGCCGCGGCGGGCGGCCTGTCGGACGCACTGGAGCGCACCTTTGCGGCGCGCGAGACCCATCTCGTCGTGAACCGGGTCGACTTCCGGCTGCTGGAGCCCGGGGTCAGGTTGGCCGGAGCCGACGAGGGGCTGACCCACGTGACCTTCCTCGACTGGGAGCGGGGCCGCTACCTGGACCTGCTGCACCGCAACCGCTGGCTCTGGAGCAACCGCTTCGAGGCGAAGCTGGCGCGCACGGTCGCCGCAGAGCTGCTCAAGGAGCACTTCGGCTGGGAGGACCCCTGGCCCGAGCCTGAACTGGAGACGTTCCGCTACCAGACGTCCGACGGGTCCATCGCCATCCTGCCGTACAGCGACGGCGACCTGAAGCTCTCGGCCCTGGCGGCCGACCTGGCGCCGGAGCGGTTCGACCGGGTCGCGCTCTCCCTGTACTTCCGGCGGGTGCTGGAGGACAGCGGGGAGAGCCGCGAGCGGAAGGCCATGGCACTCTACGGCCTGGCCGGCCTGGGCGAGCCGGTGCTCCTGGCCGCCCACGAGTTGCTGGCCGAGCCGGAGCTGACCCCGTGGGAGCAGCTCTACGGCATGCTGGCCGCCGCCGAGCTGGGCGACCTGGAGGCGGTGCGGCCGGTCCACCGGCGCTTCGTGGCGGTGCACGGCGAGGAGATCGGCCGGGACCTGCGGCTGACCGCGGGTGCGAACCGGGACGAGCAGCTGGAGATGACCGCGTTGGCCGCGGTCCTCGCCGCCAAGCTGGGCGAGGCGGATGCTGCCCGGATGATCAGCTACCTCGCGGAGCACCAGCCCGAGGAGAGCCTGGTGCACCTGGAGCTGCTGCTGGCGGCGAAGAGCGGGCTGGATGCCCTGAAGGGAGAGCCGGTGGGCATCGCCTACCGCCTGAACGGCGCGGCGCATGAGAAGGAGCTCAGGCCGGGCGAGCGGCTGGCGCTGGCCCTGCGGCCGGATGAACTGGCTTCGCTGGAGATCACGAAGGTGCAGGGCAGCGTGGCCGCGGTGGTCACGTACACGACGGCGGGGCGGCCCACCGTGACGGCGGCCGGTGGCAGGGTGGTGCGCAGCTACTCCCCGGCGCCCGAGAAATGGAAGCCGGGCGACATCGTCACCGTCACGATCTCCTACACCCTGCCGGCCAATGCGCCGGAGGGGGGCTACGAGCTGACCGATACGCTGCCCTCCGGGCTCCGCTATCTGGAGCGGCCCTGGGCCTACGGTCAGCGGGTCGACTGGTCGACGTACAACAGCTGGGCCCTGCAGGTGGATGGGCAGCGGGTGACGTTCTGGGCCCAGAAAAACGGCTGGCCCATCAGGTACCGCGCCCGGGTGGTCTCGGCCGGCGAGTACCGGGCCGAGGAGGCCGTGCTGCAGCACCAGAAGAGCGGCCTGGTCTACGCCCTGAGCCCGGCGGAGGCGGTGAGCATCAAGTGGTAG
- the hisC gene encoding histidinol-phosphate transaminase yields MAGVRAAVQAMRPYVPGKPVEDVQRELGLTDLVKLNQNENPLGPSPRAVEAVRAALARAHTYPEGSARALRERLGRLWDLPADWFLVGNGSDEVFRLLAEVFLEPGDPIVVPGTSFSAYRFVGELMGAEVVEVPLAGWTMDLPAMAEAAARHGARLLFLCRPNNPTGAVFPEADLRRAMARIPASTLVVLDEAYREFDTTPFDSRSLLLDHPNLVVTRTFSKIYGMAGLRLGYGIMRPEVLAPLYTARDPFSVNGLAVAAGLAALDDVEHLQRTQALTREGRAYLYAAFERLGLPYVASEANFVLFDAGRPAAEVFDRLLRRGVLVRPCGSFGLPTHLRVTVGTPEENARFVAALEAVLRGG; encoded by the coding sequence GTGGCGGGTGTGCGCGCCGCCGTGCAGGCGATGAGGCCCTACGTTCCCGGCAAGCCCGTGGAGGACGTGCAGCGGGAGCTGGGGCTCACCGACCTGGTGAAGCTGAATCAGAACGAGAACCCGCTGGGGCCGTCTCCCCGGGCGGTGGAGGCGGTCCGGGCGGCGCTGGCGAGGGCGCACACCTACCCCGAGGGGAGCGCCCGGGCGCTCCGGGAGCGGCTGGGCCGCCTGTGGGACCTGCCGGCGGACTGGTTCCTGGTGGGCAACGGATCCGACGAGGTCTTCCGGCTGCTGGCCGAGGTCTTCCTGGAGCCCGGCGACCCGATCGTGGTGCCCGGGACCTCCTTCTCGGCGTACCGCTTTGTCGGCGAGCTGATGGGCGCGGAGGTCGTCGAGGTGCCGCTGGCGGGCTGGACCATGGACCTGCCGGCGATGGCGGAGGCCGCGGCCCGGCATGGGGCACGGCTGCTCTTCCTCTGCCGGCCCAACAACCCCACCGGGGCGGTCTTTCCCGAGGCGGACCTGCGGCGGGCGATGGCGCGAATTCCGGCGTCGACCCTGGTGGTGCTGGACGAGGCCTACCGGGAGTTCGACACGACGCCGTTTGACAGCCGCTCGCTGCTGCTGGACCACCCCAACCTGGTGGTCACCCGGACGTTCAGCAAGATCTACGGCATGGCCGGCCTCCGGCTCGGGTACGGGATCATGCGGCCGGAGGTCCTGGCGCCGCTCTATACCGCCCGGGATCCCTTCAGCGTCAACGGGCTCGCGGTGGCGGCGGGGCTGGCGGCCCTGGACGACGTGGAGCACCTGCAGCGCACCCAGGCCCTCACCCGGGAGGGCAGGGCGTATCTCTACGCCGCCTTCGAGCGGCTGGGGCTGCCGTACGTGGCCAGCGAGGCCAACTTCGTCCTGTTCGACGCGGGGCGGCCGGCGGCCGAGGTGTTCGACCGGCTCCTGCGGCGCGGCGTGCTGGTGCGCCCCTGCGGCTCCTTCGGCCTGCCGACCCACCTGCGGGTGACGGTGGGGACGCCGGAGGAGAACGCCCGCTTCGTGGCGGCCCTGGAGGCGGTGCTGCGAGGCGGTTGA